From Triticum urartu cultivar G1812 chromosome 2, Tu2.1, whole genome shotgun sequence, a single genomic window includes:
- the LOC125537180 gene encoding tobamovirus multiplication protein 1: MRELVSSSTSSPTAALVAAGHAALRGWWEEVNESPAWQDGAFFSLTAAYALVSAVALIQLVRIQRRVPEFGWTTQKVFHLMNFVVNGVRAVVFGFHAYVFLLQTKVYKLVLLDLPGLLFFSAYTLLVLFWAEIYHQARSLPTDKLRIIYLAVNSIVYAIQICIWVYLGINDNALVELVSKIFIVSVSAVALLGFAVYGGRLFVLLRRFPIESKGRKKKLYEVGTVTTICCTCFLIRCIVVAVSAFDADVSLEVLDHPILDFFYYMLTEILPSALVLFILRKLPPKRASAQYHPIN, translated from the exons ATGAGGGAGCTGgtctcctcctccacctcctcccccACCGCGGCCCTCGTCGCCGCCGGCCACGCGGCGCTCCGGGGATGGTGGGAGGAGGTCAACGAGTCGCCGGCGTGGCAGGACGGCGCCTTCTTCTCCCTCACCGCCGCCTACGCCCTCGTCTCCGCCGTCGCGCTG ATTCAGCTGGTGAGGATCCAGCGCAGAGTGCCCGAGTTCGGCTGGACCACGCAGAAGGTGTTCCACCTCATGAACTTCGTCGTCAATGGGG TTCGTGCCGTTGTATTCGGATTCCATGCCTATGTCTTCCTCCTCCAAACTAAA GTTTATAAGTTGGTGTTACTAGACCTCCCCGGCTTGTTGTTCTTCTCGGCCTACACCTTACTTGTTCTTTTCTGGGCAGAAATATACCATCAG GCTAGGAGTCTCCCCACCGATAAGTTAAGGATTATATACCTAGCCGTTAATAGCATCGTATATGCAATTCAG atctgtatttgggtgtaccttGGAATAAACGACAATGCGTTGGTTGAGCTGGTGAGCAAAATCTTCATCGTATCTGTCTCCGCCGTGGCCCTTCTTGGTTTTGCAGTATATGGTGGAAG GTTGTTTGTCTTGCTGAGACGTTTCCCCATTGAATCAAAGGGGCGAAAAAAGAAGCTTTATGAG GTTGGGACTGTGACGACAATCTGCTGCACCTGTTTCCTGATAAGATGCATCGTG GTGGCAGTATCTGCATTTGATGCTGATGTTTCTTTGGAGGTTTTAGATCATCCAATCCTAGATTTCTTCTATTATATG TTGACAGAGATACTGCCTTCCGCGCTGGTCCTTTTCATCCTTCGGAAGCTTCCACCTAAGCGAGCATCGGCGCAATATCACCCTATTAACTAG
- the LOC125537179 gene encoding cytochrome P450 716B1-like, which produces MEMEAPVLAALAAVIIAFILLVLPHLRKQSSSQDDRRRQLPPGSFGLPVVGQTVGLLRALRANTGEAWLRRWASDAALTAKSSTSFNSMVGRRNIRELVGNDHRRVRAMMVQFLKLDIVRSYVASMDDEVRHHLRAHWDGRTTVAVMPSMKSLTFDIMCTVIFGLGRADHADVRLELSAEFQQLVRGIWAIPVNLPFTSFGKCLAASRRGRRTVAAIIKEKRAKLESGHSSPSDDLMTHMLAEGLADEEIIDNVMFMMVAAHDTTASLLTFLLRHLDGNRDAYGRVVAEQQEVARSKAPGEALSWDDLGKMKYTWSAAMETLRLVPPVFSMLKRAVADVEFDGHLIPKGWQVLGAMNLTQQDPAIFPEPSRFEPARFESPIPPYSFVAFGGGARMCPGNEFTRVETLVAMHYIVTGFRWKLADGCDGSFSRYPMPTPAQGLLIDIEPIDTTTTGAAGISK; this is translated from the exons ATGGAAATGGAGGCTCCCGTCTTGGCAGCTCTTGCGGCAGTAATCATCGCTTTCATCTTGTTGGTATTGCCACACCTCAGAAAGCAGAGCTCATCTCAAGACGATCGGCGCCGCCAGCTGCCTCCGGGCTCCTTCGGCCTTCCCGTCGTCGGCCAGACGGTCGGCCTACTGCGCGCCCTCCGCGCCAACACCGGCGAGGCATGGCTCCGGCGCTGGGCCTCCGA CGCCGCGCTCACCGCCAAGAGCTCCACCTCCTTCAACAGTATGGTCGGCAGGCGCAACATCCGGGAGCTGGTCGGCAACGACCACCGCCGCGTGAGGGCCATGATGGTCCAGTTCCTCAAGCTGGACATTGTGAGGAGCTACGTCGCCAGCATGGACGACGAGGTCCGGCACCACCTCCGCGCCCACTGGGACGGCCGCACGACCGTCGCGGTGATGCCGTCGATGAAGTCGCTCACCTTCGACATCATGTGCACCGTCATCTTCGGGCTCGGGAGAGCTGACCACGCCGACGTGAGGCTGGAGCTCTCGGCGGAGTTCCAGCAGCTGGTGAGGGGCATCTGGGCGATCCCGGTGAACCTGCCTTTCACCTCCTTCGGCAAGTGCCTCGCCGCGAGCCGGCGAGGCCGGCGAACCGTCGCGGCAATCATCAAGGAGAAGCGCGCCAAGCTGGAGAGCGGGCATAGTTCGCCGTCCGACGACCTCATGACCCACATGCTCGCGGAGGGGCTGGCCGACGAGGAGATCATCGACAACGTCATGTTCATGATGGTAGCGGCGCACGACACCACCGCCAGCCTCCTCACCTTCCTCCTCCGGCACCTCGATGGCAACCGGGACGCCTACGGCAGGGTCGTGGCAGAGCAACAAGAGGTCGCCAGGAGCAAGGCTCCGGGGGAAGCTCTGTCGTGGGACGACCTCGGCAAGATGAAGTACACATGGTCGGCGGCGATGGAGACCCTGCGCCTGGTACCTCCCGTGTTCTCCATGCTCAAGAGGGCGGTCGCAGACGTGGAGTTTGACGGCCACCTCATCCCCAAGGGATGGCAGGTGTTGGGGGCGATGAACCTGACGCAGCAGGACCCGGCCATCTTCCCGGAGCCAAGCAGGTTCGAGCCGGCAAGGTTCGAGAGCCCGATACCACCCTACAGCTTCGTGGCGTTCGGCGGCGGCGCGCGCATGTGCCCTGGCAACGAGTTCACTAGGGTGGAGACGCTGGTGGCCATGCACTACATCGTCACCGGGTTCAGGTGGAAGCTCGCCGACGGCTGCGACGGCAGCTTCTCCAGGTACCCGATGCCGACCCCGGCTCAGGGGCTCCTCATCGACATCGAGCCAATAGACACAACCACCACAGGTGCAGCAGGCATCAGCAAATGA